A genomic segment from Frateuria edaphi encodes:
- a CDS encoding amino acid permease, with product MLKQLLARKTDFSDVDDSHGPGLRRTLGPWGLTALGIGAVIGGGIFVITGQAAAEHAGPAVILAFVIAAVCCSFTALCYAEFATLIPMSGSSYSYAYATLGELVAWFIGWNMVLEYGVSASAVAVSWTGYFVSLLDHVGIHLPAALTTAPLAYTGGHLVRTGALFNLPAVAIVLALTWLCYVGIRESSGANVAMVLLKVGLIVVVIVAGWRYVNPELWHPFIPANEGPETYGWSGIMRASTLVFFAYIGFEATSTAAQEAKNPQRDLPIATIASLAICTVLYVGMAAVITGLLPFKLLGTAEPVVTAVKAHAELEWLRWLVEVGALIGLSSVVLVMIIAQPRIFMIMGRDGLLPPVFAKIHPRYRTPHINTVITGLGIAALAAVFPLDILGDLVSMGTLIAFVAVCAGVLILRHTQPELPRTFRVPWAPVVCTLGVLSCLMLLYWENWYQWLMLGIWTVIGMVIYFAYGRRHSQLRKASSSAAN from the coding sequence ATGCTGAAGCAACTGCTCGCCCGCAAGACCGATTTCTCCGACGTCGACGACTCGCACGGTCCCGGCCTTCGCCGCACGCTGGGCCCCTGGGGGCTGACCGCGCTGGGCATCGGCGCGGTGATCGGCGGCGGCATCTTCGTGATCACGGGGCAGGCCGCGGCCGAGCACGCCGGCCCGGCGGTGATCCTCGCCTTCGTCATCGCTGCAGTGTGCTGCAGCTTTACCGCGCTGTGCTATGCGGAATTCGCCACGCTGATCCCGATGTCGGGCAGCTCCTATTCCTATGCCTACGCAACGCTGGGCGAACTGGTCGCCTGGTTTATCGGCTGGAACATGGTGCTCGAGTACGGCGTATCGGCCTCGGCGGTCGCGGTCAGCTGGACGGGGTATTTCGTCAGCCTGCTCGACCATGTCGGCATCCACCTGCCCGCCGCGCTCACGACCGCGCCCCTTGCCTACACGGGCGGACATCTGGTGAGAACCGGCGCCTTGTTCAACCTGCCCGCGGTCGCGATCGTGCTGGCGCTGACCTGGCTTTGCTACGTGGGCATCCGCGAATCCAGCGGCGCCAACGTCGCCATGGTGCTGCTCAAGGTCGGCCTGATCGTGGTGGTGATCGTCGCCGGCTGGCGCTACGTGAATCCGGAGCTGTGGCACCCGTTCATCCCGGCTAACGAAGGGCCGGAAACCTACGGCTGGTCAGGCATCATGCGGGCGTCCACCCTGGTGTTCTTCGCCTACATCGGCTTCGAGGCCACCTCGACCGCGGCACAGGAAGCGAAAAACCCGCAGCGCGACCTCCCGATCGCCACGATCGCCTCGCTTGCCATCTGCACCGTGCTCTACGTGGGCATGGCAGCGGTGATCACCGGCCTGCTGCCATTCAAGCTGCTGGGCACGGCCGAGCCGGTGGTCACGGCGGTCAAGGCGCATGCCGAACTGGAATGGCTGCGCTGGCTGGTCGAGGTCGGCGCGTTGATCGGCCTGTCATCCGTGGTACTGGTAATGATCATCGCGCAGCCGCGCATCTTCATGATCATGGGCCGCGACGGCTTGTTGCCGCCGGTATTCGCGAAGATCCATCCGCGCTACCGCACGCCGCACATCAACACGGTGATCACCGGCCTGGGCATCGCCGCGCTGGCCGCGGTATTCCCGCTCGACATCCTGGGTGACCTGGTCTCGATGGGCACGCTGATCGCGTTCGTTGCGGTCTGCGCGGGCGTGCTGATCCTGCGCCATACCCAGCCGGAACTGCCGCGCACGTTCCGCGTGCCGTGGGCGCCAGTGGTCTGCACGCTGGGCGTGCTGAGCTGCCTGATGCTGCTGTACTGGGAGAACTGGTATCAGTGGCTGATGCTGGGCATCTGGACGGTGATCGGCATGGTCATCTACTTCGCCTACGGCCGTCGGCACAGTCAGTTGCGCAAGGCATCGAGCTCAGCCGCCAACTAA
- a CDS encoding amino acid permease — protein sequence MLFKRVKPLDQILATAEKKSLVRQLGPFQLTMLGIGAIIGTGIFVLTAEAGQKAGPGMMISFIIAAVVCGLAALAYAELASMVPVAGSAYTYTYGVMGEGLAWVVGWALVLEYTIAASTVCVGWAGYFNGLLASRGLGLPMFLRVGPLDGGGFNLFACLIGLVITALLVVGTSKSAKVNAVLVLIKVIALTVFIIIALPRVQDANFQPFTPNGWGSPMGGIGVLGAAASIFFAYVGFDAISTAAEETKNPNRNIPIGLLGALGVCTVYYLLVSYGAIGSVGAQPVVAPDGSAIQPGTPAMAAACQASQALVCSKEALAHAVRLLDHPWWGNFIGAAASLALPSVILTMTYGQTRIFFTMARDGLLPSSLAKIHPRYHTPHVITMITGVFVSLFGAMFPVGALADVTNSGTLFAFMMVALGVLILRVKQPHRPRSFRTPFAWIVCPLAVLGCLLLFLNLSKVTMYVFFGWAAVGLVVYYLYGYRKSHLANGTEPV from the coding sequence ATGCTGTTTAAGCGCGTCAAGCCGCTCGACCAGATTCTCGCTACCGCCGAAAAGAAATCCCTCGTCCGCCAGCTCGGTCCGTTCCAGCTCACCATGCTGGGCATTGGCGCGATCATCGGCACCGGCATTTTCGTGCTCACCGCTGAAGCGGGCCAGAAAGCCGGCCCCGGCATGATGATTTCCTTCATCATCGCCGCCGTCGTCTGCGGCCTGGCCGCGCTTGCCTACGCAGAGCTTGCCTCCATGGTGCCGGTCGCCGGATCGGCCTACACCTATACCTATGGCGTGATGGGCGAAGGGCTCGCCTGGGTCGTGGGCTGGGCGCTCGTACTGGAGTACACGATTGCCGCCAGCACCGTGTGCGTGGGCTGGGCCGGCTATTTCAACGGGCTCCTGGCCAGCCGCGGGCTCGGGTTGCCGATGTTCCTCCGCGTCGGTCCGCTGGATGGCGGCGGCTTCAACCTTTTTGCCTGCCTGATCGGCCTGGTCATCACCGCCCTGCTCGTCGTGGGCACCAGCAAATCGGCCAAGGTCAATGCCGTGCTCGTGCTGATCAAAGTGATCGCCCTGACGGTCTTCATCATCATTGCGCTGCCGCGCGTCCAGGACGCCAACTTCCAGCCCTTCACGCCCAACGGCTGGGGCAGCCCGATGGGCGGCATCGGCGTGCTTGGCGCCGCGGCTTCGATCTTCTTCGCCTACGTCGGATTCGATGCCATCTCCACGGCGGCCGAGGAAACCAAGAATCCCAACCGCAACATCCCGATCGGCCTGCTCGGCGCACTCGGCGTATGTACGGTCTACTACCTGCTGGTGAGCTATGGCGCTATCGGCTCCGTCGGCGCGCAGCCGGTGGTCGCCCCGGACGGGTCCGCGATCCAGCCGGGCACCCCCGCCATGGCCGCTGCGTGCCAGGCGTCCCAGGCGCTTGTTTGCAGCAAGGAAGCGCTGGCCCATGCGGTGCGGCTGCTCGACCATCCGTGGTGGGGCAACTTCATCGGCGCGGCGGCCAGCCTCGCGTTGCCCTCGGTCATCCTGACGATGACCTACGGCCAGACCCGCATCTTCTTCACCATGGCCCGCGATGGCCTGCTGCCGAGCTCGCTGGCGAAGATCCACCCGCGCTACCACACGCCTCACGTGATCACGATGATCACCGGCGTCTTCGTGTCTCTGTTCGGCGCGATGTTCCCGGTGGGCGCGCTGGCGGACGTGACCAATTCCGGCACGCTGTTCGCGTTCATGATGGTGGCGCTGGGCGTGCTTATCCTGCGCGTCAAGCAGCCTCATCGTCCGCGGTCGTTCCGCACCCCGTTTGCCTGGATCGTCTGCCCTCTCGCCGTCCTGGGCTGCCTGCTGCTTTTCCTGAATCTGTCGAAGGTGACCATGTACGTGTTCTTCGGCTGGGCGGCTGTGGGTCTGGTCGTGTACTACCTCTACGGGTACCGCAAGAGCCATTTGGCCAACGGCACCGAACCGGTCTGA
- a CDS encoding NUDIX hydrolase — protein MPETSTCRLGDALHRHGLACPDDPCVSGFLQFLASADEVFERSHPPGHFTGSAWLVSADGERVLLTHHRKLGRWLQLGGHAEGDRDLARVALREAEEESGLGNLVVEPEIFDLDRHLIPARGEVPAHWHFDVRYVVRATGSEAFAVSEESLDLAWRSIRTIAQDPQADASLRRMAQRWLAR, from the coding sequence ATGCCCGAAACATCGACCTGCCGGCTTGGCGACGCGCTGCACCGACATGGACTGGCCTGTCCGGATGACCCGTGTGTGAGCGGGTTCCTGCAGTTCCTGGCCAGCGCGGATGAGGTATTCGAGCGCTCGCACCCGCCCGGGCATTTCACCGGTTCGGCCTGGCTGGTGAGCGCCGATGGCGAGCGCGTGCTGTTGACGCATCACCGCAAGCTCGGCCGCTGGTTGCAACTGGGCGGCCATGCCGAGGGTGATCGCGACCTCGCGCGTGTCGCATTGCGCGAGGCGGAGGAGGAATCCGGTCTGGGCAACCTCGTCGTGGAACCGGAGATCTTCGATCTGGATCGCCACCTGATTCCCGCTCGTGGCGAGGTACCGGCGCATTGGCACTTCGACGTGCGCTACGTCGTGCGCGCGACAGGCAGCGAAGCGTTTGCCGTCAGTGAGGAGTCTCTGGATCTGGCCTGGCGATCCATCCGGACCATCGCACAGGACCCGCAGGCGGACGCATCGTTGCGGCGCATGGCGCAGCGATGGCTCGCCCGCTAG
- a CDS encoding 3-hydroxyanthranilate 3,4-dioxygenase, with protein sequence MALLPPIDLQRWIDEHRHLLKPPVGNKCIVDGDFIVMIVGGPNARTDYHHDEGPEFFYQLEGEMVLKVQDEGVARDIPIRAGEVFYLPPRVPHSPQRMPESVGLVIERRRVTGEQDGLLWFCERCNHKLYEEYFTLQSIEQDFPPVFDRFYGSRDARTCDACGHLNPAPARYESA encoded by the coding sequence ATGGCCCTGCTTCCGCCCATCGACCTGCAACGCTGGATCGACGAACACCGCCACCTGCTCAAGCCGCCCGTCGGCAACAAATGCATCGTGGACGGCGACTTCATCGTCATGATCGTCGGCGGCCCGAACGCTCGCACCGACTACCATCACGACGAAGGCCCCGAATTCTTCTACCAGCTCGAGGGCGAGATGGTGCTCAAGGTGCAGGACGAAGGTGTCGCGCGCGACATCCCCATTCGCGCGGGCGAAGTGTTTTACCTGCCGCCGCGCGTGCCGCATTCGCCGCAGCGCATGCCCGAGTCGGTCGGCCTGGTGATCGAACGCCGGCGCGTCACCGGGGAGCAGGATGGCCTGCTGTGGTTCTGCGAACGCTGCAACCACAAGCTGTACGAGGAATATTTCACCCTGCAGAGCATCGAGCAGGACTTCCCGCCGGTGTTCGATCGCTTCTATGGGTCGCGCGATGCCCGCACCTGCGACGCCTGCGGACATCTCAATCCGGCACCTGCGCGCTACGAATCGGCCTGA
- the parE gene encoding DNA topoisomerase IV subunit B, which translates to MSSRYNAADIEVLSGLDPVKRRPGMYTDTSRPNHLAQEVIDNSVDEALAGHAKAIEVVLRADGSVEVSDDGRGMPVDIHPEEGVPGVELILTRLHAGGKFSGKNYNFSGGLHGVGVSVVNALSQRVEVTIRRDGNEYRMAFEHGDRVSELEVIGSVPKRKTGTTVRFWADPKYFDSPKISLPKLKHLLRAKAVLCAGLSVKLVDEASGETSEWYYEDGLRDYLRGELDGAEAIPADLFVHHVARDTEGLDVALTWLPEGELVQESYVNLIPTAQGGTHVNGLRSGLTNAIREFCDIRNLLPRGVKLAPEDVWERLAFVLSAKLQDPQFAGQTKERLSSRNAAALCEGVVHDAFSLWLNQHVDLGERIAQLAIERASARLKAAKQVVRKKITQGPALPGKLADCTATDLTRTELFLVEGDSAGGSAKQARDKEFQAILPLRGKILNTWEVESTSVLASEEVHNLAVAIGCDPGKDDLSGLRYGKVVVLADADSDGLHIATLLSALFLRHFPSLVREGHVFVAMPPLFRVDVGKQVFYCLDEAEKQSMLQKIEREKMKGAVSVTRFKGLGEMNPAQLRESTIHPDTRRLVQLTVDDSEGTARLMDMLLAKKRAGDRKSWLEEKGDLATLEV; encoded by the coding sequence ATGAGCAGTCGCTACAACGCCGCCGACATCGAAGTCCTTTCCGGCCTCGATCCCGTCAAACGCCGCCCGGGCATGTACACCGACACCTCCCGCCCGAACCATCTGGCGCAGGAAGTCATCGACAACTCGGTGGACGAGGCGCTGGCGGGGCACGCCAAGGCCATCGAAGTGGTACTGCGCGCTGACGGTTCCGTCGAGGTCAGCGACGACGGCCGCGGCATGCCGGTGGACATCCATCCGGAGGAAGGCGTGCCGGGCGTGGAGCTGATCCTCACCCGCCTGCATGCCGGCGGAAAGTTCAGCGGCAAGAACTACAACTTCTCCGGCGGCCTGCACGGCGTGGGCGTGTCGGTAGTCAACGCGCTGTCGCAGCGGGTCGAGGTAACCATCCGCCGCGACGGCAACGAATACCGCATGGCCTTCGAGCATGGCGACCGCGTCAGCGAACTGGAAGTCATCGGTTCGGTGCCCAAGCGGAAGACCGGCACCACCGTGCGCTTCTGGGCCGATCCGAAGTATTTCGATTCGCCGAAAATCTCGCTGCCGAAGCTCAAGCATCTGCTGCGCGCCAAGGCGGTGCTCTGCGCCGGCCTGAGCGTGAAGCTGGTCGACGAAGCCAGCGGGGAAACGAGTGAGTGGTACTACGAGGATGGCTTGCGCGATTACCTGCGCGGCGAGCTCGATGGCGCCGAGGCGATCCCGGCCGACCTGTTCGTCCACCACGTCGCCCGCGACACCGAAGGCCTGGATGTCGCCCTCACCTGGCTGCCCGAAGGCGAGCTGGTGCAGGAGAGCTACGTCAACCTGATCCCCACCGCGCAGGGCGGCACCCACGTCAACGGCCTGCGCAGTGGCCTGACCAACGCCATCCGCGAGTTCTGCGACATCCGCAACCTGCTGCCGCGCGGCGTCAAGCTGGCGCCCGAGGACGTGTGGGAACGCCTGGCCTTCGTGCTCTCGGCCAAGCTGCAGGATCCGCAGTTCGCCGGCCAGACCAAGGAACGGCTGTCCTCGCGCAACGCCGCGGCACTATGCGAGGGCGTGGTGCACGATGCCTTCAGCCTGTGGCTCAACCAGCACGTGGACCTGGGCGAAAGGATCGCCCAACTGGCGATCGAGCGCGCCAGTGCGCGCCTCAAGGCGGCCAAGCAGGTGGTGCGCAAGAAGATCACCCAGGGCCCCGCCCTGCCCGGCAAGCTGGCCGACTGCACCGCCACCGACCTCACCCGCACCGAGCTTTTCCTGGTGGAGGGCGATTCGGCCGGTGGCAGCGCCAAGCAGGCACGCGACAAGGAGTTCCAGGCAATCCTGCCGTTGCGCGGCAAGATCCTGAACACCTGGGAGGTCGAATCCACCTCCGTGCTCGCCTCCGAGGAGGTGCACAACCTCGCCGTGGCCATCGGCTGCGACCCAGGCAAGGACGACCTCTCCGGGTTGCGTTACGGCAAGGTGGTCGTTTTGGCCGATGCCGACTCCGACGGCCTGCACATCGCCACCTTGCTCTCGGCGTTGTTCCTGCGTCACTTCCCCTCGCTGGTGCGCGAGGGGCACGTGTTCGTGGCGATGCCTCCGCTGTTCCGCGTGGACGTGGGCAAGCAGGTCTTCTACTGCCTGGATGAGGCCGAGAAACAGTCGATGCTGCAGAAGATCGAGCGCGAGAAAATGAAGGGCGCGGTCTCGGTCACCCGCTTCAAGGGCCTGGGTGAGATGAACCCGGCGCAGCTGCGCGAATCGACCATCCATCCGGACACGCGCCGCCTCGTGCAGCTGACCGTGGACGACAGCGAAGGCACGGCCAGGCTGATGGACATGCTGCTGGCCAAGAAACGCGCCGGCGACCGCAAGAGCTGGCTGGAAGAAAAGGGCGACCTGGCCACGCTGGAGGTCTGA
- a CDS encoding aminopeptidase P family protein translates to MTNPIPSRLVALRQAMQKHGVAACLIPSADPHLSEYLPAHWAAREWLSGFTGSAGTLVVTVDTADLWTDSRYFSQAEQQLAGTGVALKKQKVSHAPEHLQWLQQHLKGGDMLAVAGDSLSVAARKQVEGLLDEAGAHVRTDLDLPGEIWTDRPVLPKAPVFEHPPGYPGSTRAEKLERLRASLRRQQATHHLVSSLDDIAWLTNLRGSDVECNPVFLGHLLVETDGPATLFVDRGKLSDALVAALKADNVRIADYATVTDALAELGKGARLLLDPARVVCTVAEAIGPAADRVEAPNPSTALKARKTEAELEHIREVMRRDGAALVRAFRRLEERLAAGMTQTELDVDVLLREERSAQPDFVGESFATIAGYQANGALPHYRATPEAHSTLQRKGLLLVDSGGQYLGGTTDITRVLALGETSAEQRRDATLVMKGLIALSRARFPKGASGPQLDALARAPLWASGLDYGHGTGHGVGYFLNVHEGPHSIRPPSPNGALVPLEPGMITSIEPGLYKPARHGIRHENLAVVVQADQTEFGEFYAFETLTLCPFDRRALEPGLLNPEERAWLDDYHATVRAALAPLLEDADLAWLERHCAPL, encoded by the coding sequence ATGACCAACCCCATCCCCTCCCGCCTGGTCGCCCTGCGCCAGGCCATGCAGAAGCACGGCGTCGCCGCCTGCCTGATCCCTTCCGCCGATCCCCACCTGTCCGAATACCTGCCCGCCCACTGGGCCGCGCGGGAGTGGCTTTCCGGCTTCACCGGCTCGGCCGGCACGCTGGTGGTCACCGTCGACACGGCCGACCTGTGGACCGATTCGCGCTATTTCTCCCAGGCCGAACAGCAACTGGCCGGCACGGGCGTGGCGCTCAAGAAGCAGAAGGTCTCGCACGCCCCCGAACACCTGCAGTGGCTGCAGCAGCACCTGAAAGGCGGCGACATGCTGGCGGTGGCCGGGGACAGTCTGTCCGTCGCCGCCCGCAAGCAGGTCGAGGGCCTGCTGGACGAGGCCGGCGCACACGTTCGCACCGACCTGGACCTGCCCGGCGAGATCTGGACCGACCGCCCCGTCCTGCCCAAGGCGCCGGTGTTCGAGCACCCGCCCGGCTACCCTGGCAGCACCCGCGCGGAAAAGCTGGAGCGCCTGCGCGCCAGCCTGCGCCGCCAGCAGGCTACGCACCACCTGGTCTCCAGCCTTGACGACATAGCCTGGCTGACCAACCTGCGCGGCAGCGATGTGGAATGCAACCCGGTATTTCTGGGCCATCTGCTGGTCGAAACGGACGGACCGGCCACGCTGTTCGTCGACCGCGGCAAGCTGTCCGATGCGCTGGTGGCCGCACTCAAGGCCGACAATGTGCGCATCGCCGACTACGCCACCGTCACCGATGCCCTGGCCGAGCTGGGCAAAGGCGCACGCCTGCTGCTTGATCCGGCGCGGGTCGTCTGCACTGTGGCCGAAGCTATCGGACCGGCGGCCGACCGCGTGGAGGCGCCCAACCCGTCGACAGCCCTCAAGGCCCGCAAGACCGAAGCCGAGCTCGAACACATCCGCGAGGTGATGCGCCGCGATGGCGCCGCGTTGGTACGCGCCTTCCGTCGGCTGGAAGAGCGCCTGGCCGCGGGCATGACCCAGACCGAGCTGGACGTCGACGTGCTTCTGCGCGAAGAGCGCTCGGCACAACCCGATTTCGTCGGCGAAAGTTTCGCCACCATCGCCGGTTACCAGGCCAATGGCGCCCTGCCGCACTATCGCGCCACGCCCGAGGCGCACAGCACCTTGCAGCGCAAGGGCCTGCTGCTGGTCGACTCGGGCGGCCAGTACCTGGGCGGCACCACCGACATCACGCGTGTGCTGGCGCTGGGCGAAACCTCCGCGGAGCAGCGCCGCGACGCCACGCTGGTGATGAAGGGACTGATCGCGCTTTCCCGCGCGCGCTTTCCCAAGGGCGCCAGTGGCCCGCAGCTCGATGCGCTGGCGCGTGCACCGCTGTGGGCCAGCGGCCTGGACTATGGACACGGCACGGGCCACGGCGTGGGCTACTTCCTCAACGTGCACGAAGGCCCGCATTCCATCCGACCGCCCTCGCCCAACGGCGCGCTGGTGCCGCTGGAACCGGGGATGATCACCTCGATCGAGCCAGGCCTCTACAAGCCCGCGCGCCACGGCATCCGGCACGAGAACCTGGCGGTGGTGGTGCAGGCGGACCAGACCGAGTTCGGCGAGTTCTACGCTTTCGAAACGCTAACACTGTGCCCGTTCGATCGCCGCGCACTGGAACCGGGCCTGCTCAATCCTGAAGAACGCGCCTGGCTGGATGACTATCACGCCACCGTGCGGGCGGCGCTGGCGCCGCTGCTGGAGGATGCGGACCTGGCGTGGCTGGAGCGGCATTGCGCACCGTTGTGA
- a CDS encoding CTP synthase, translating to MTPLIFVTGGVVSSLGKGIAAASLASILEARGLSVTLMKLDPYINVDPGTMSPFQHGEVYVTDDGAETDLDLGHYERYVHTRLTGKNSITTGKIYESVIRKERRGDYLGATVQVIPHITDEIKHCVHEATRGFDVALVEIGGTVGDIESLPFLEAIRQLRIEHGPEKCLFMHLTLVPFIKAAGEIKTKPTQHSVKELRSIGIQPDILLCRCEEPLPDSERRKIALFTNVPENAVISAIDVDVIYKTPLWLHSQGLDDIVVRRLGLDAKPADLSSWRRTVEAVEHPKDEVTIAIVGKYVEHKDAYKSLGEALRHGGIKQQTRVNLDWIDSEQVEAEGAQKVLGKADAILVPGGFGKRGFEGKVLSARYARENGVPYFGICYGMHAAVVDFARNVAGLKDADSSENDRNTANPVIALITEWTTAAGETEQRSEHSDLGGTMRLGSQEARLKTGTLARETYGQEVVRERHRHRYEFNNRYRQDFEDLGLVVSGKSMDDLLVEIVELPQQKHPWFLACQAHPEFTSTPRDGHPLFIGFVEAAREYKAMREGEKLASAQARA from the coding sequence ATGACCCCCCTGATTTTCGTCACCGGCGGTGTGGTGTCCTCGCTCGGCAAGGGCATCGCGGCGGCGTCGCTTGCGTCCATCCTCGAGGCGCGCGGGCTCTCGGTCACCTTGATGAAGCTCGATCCCTACATCAATGTGGATCCGGGCACCATGAGTCCGTTCCAGCACGGCGAGGTCTACGTCACCGACGACGGCGCCGAGACCGACCTGGACCTGGGTCACTACGAGCGCTACGTCCACACGCGCCTGACCGGCAAGAACTCGATTACCACCGGCAAGATCTACGAGAGCGTGATCCGCAAGGAACGCCGTGGCGACTACCTGGGCGCCACCGTGCAGGTGATCCCGCACATCACCGACGAGATCAAGCACTGCGTGCACGAGGCCACCCGTGGCTTCGACGTGGCGCTGGTGGAGATCGGCGGTACGGTGGGCGACATCGAGTCGCTGCCATTCCTGGAGGCGATCCGCCAGTTGCGCATCGAGCACGGGCCGGAAAAGTGCCTGTTCATGCACCTGACCCTGGTCCCGTTCATCAAGGCCGCCGGCGAGATCAAGACCAAGCCGACCCAGCATTCGGTCAAGGAGCTGCGCTCGATCGGCATCCAGCCTGACATCCTGCTGTGCCGCTGCGAGGAGCCGCTGCCGGATAGCGAACGGCGAAAGATCGCCCTGTTCACCAACGTTCCCGAGAACGCGGTGATCAGCGCGATCGACGTGGACGTGATCTACAAGACCCCGTTGTGGCTGCACAGCCAGGGGCTGGACGACATCGTGGTGCGGCGGCTGGGGCTCGACGCCAAGCCGGCCGACCTTTCCAGCTGGCGCCGCACCGTCGAGGCGGTCGAGCACCCGAAGGACGAGGTCACCATCGCGATCGTCGGCAAGTACGTCGAACATAAGGACGCCTACAAGTCGCTCGGCGAAGCGCTGCGCCATGGCGGCATCAAGCAGCAGACCCGGGTCAACCTGGACTGGATCGATTCGGAACAGGTCGAGGCCGAGGGCGCGCAGAAGGTGCTGGGCAAGGCCGACGCCATCCTGGTGCCGGGCGGCTTCGGCAAACGCGGCTTCGAGGGCAAGGTGCTGTCGGCCAGGTACGCCCGCGAAAACGGCGTGCCGTACTTCGGCATCTGCTACGGCATGCATGCGGCGGTGGTGGACTTCGCTCGCAACGTGGCGGGCCTGAAGGATGCCGATTCGAGCGAGAACGATCGCAACACCGCCAACCCGGTGATCGCGCTGATTACCGAATGGACCACCGCCGCCGGCGAGACCGAGCAGCGCAGCGAACACTCGGACCTGGGCGGCACGATGCGCCTGGGCTCGCAGGAGGCGCGCCTGAAGACCGGCACGCTCGCGCGCGAGACCTACGGCCAGGAAGTGGTGCGCGAGCGCCATCGCCACCGCTACGAATTCAACAACCGCTACCGGCAGGATTTCGAGGATCTGGGCCTGGTGGTGTCCGGCAAGTCCATGGACGACCTGCTGGTCGAGATCGTCGAACTCCCCCAGCAGAAGCACCCGTGGTTCCTGGCCTGCCAGGCGCATCCGGAGTTCACCTCCACGCCGCGCGACGGCCATCCGCTGTTCATCGGCTTCGTCGAGGCGGCGCGCGAGTACAAGGCGATGCGCGAGGGAGAGAAGCTGGCGAGCGCGCAGGCGAGGGCATGA
- the kdsA gene encoding 3-deoxy-8-phosphooctulonate synthase, producing the protein MKLCGFEIGLNQPLFLIAGPCVVESEQLQVDTAGKLKEITGRLGVNFIFKSSFDKANRSSGQSFRGPGLEEGLRVLSEVKRQLGVPLLTDVHEYTPMNEVAAVVDVLQTPAFLCRQTDFIQNVARAGKPVNIKKGQFLAPWDMKHVVAKAKAVGNDDIMVCERGASFGYNNLVSDMRSLSVMRETDCPVVFDATHSVQLPGGQGASSGGQREFVPVLARAAVAVGVAGLFAETHPDPSKALSDGPNAWPLDKMEALLETLMELDAATKRHGFLENTL; encoded by the coding sequence ATGAAGCTCTGCGGTTTCGAAATCGGTCTCAACCAGCCCCTGTTCCTAATCGCCGGCCCCTGCGTGGTCGAGTCCGAGCAACTGCAGGTGGACACCGCCGGCAAGCTCAAGGAAATCACCGGCCGGCTGGGCGTGAACTTCATCTTCAAGTCCAGTTTCGACAAGGCCAATCGTTCTTCGGGCCAGAGCTTCCGCGGCCCGGGGCTTGAGGAAGGCCTGCGTGTACTGTCCGAGGTCAAGCGCCAGCTCGGCGTGCCGCTTCTCACCGACGTGCACGAGTACACGCCGATGAACGAAGTGGCCGCGGTGGTCGACGTCCTGCAGACCCCCGCCTTCCTGTGCCGCCAGACCGACTTCATCCAGAACGTGGCGCGCGCCGGCAAGCCGGTGAACATCAAGAAGGGCCAGTTCCTGGCGCCGTGGGACATGAAGCACGTGGTCGCCAAGGCCAAGGCCGTGGGCAACGACGACATCATGGTGTGCGAGCGCGGCGCGAGCTTCGGCTACAACAACCTGGTCTCGGACATGCGTTCGCTGAGCGTGATGCGTGAGACGGATTGCCCGGTGGTCTTCGACGCCACGCATTCGGTGCAGTTGCCCGGCGGCCAGGGCGCGAGCTCGGGTGGCCAGCGCGAGTTCGTGCCGGTACTGGCGCGCGCGGCGGTCGCGGTCGGCGTGGCCGGCCTGTTCGCCGAGACGCATCCGGACCCGAGCAAGGCGCTCTCCGACGGCCCCAATGCCTGGCCGCTGGACAAGATGGAGGCGTTGCTGGAAACCCTTATGGAACTGGACGCCGCGACCAAGCGTCACGGCTTTCTCGAAAACACACTCTGA